One Variibacter gotjawalensis genomic window, TACTACTCACTCTCGCGTTTGAGAGCGGTTATTTCCTAGTGATCGACATTCAATTGATGCCGCTGATGGGCGTGACGGACTATCTGCGAAACGCTGCGCCGCTATTTTTATTTGCAATGGTGGTTTTGGCATTCTCGCCAATGCTCTTCGAACTCATCCGCCGTAGCAAGTTGGAAGCTGCCAACGAAGGCAACCAGTCGCCGCCACCCCGCTGGGTTTTCAACGAGCGTGGCGAATACACTTGGCGAGGTCGTGCACTAATTGCGCTCATCCCAATCGCGCTCGCCACTCTTATCGCATGGGCTATCTCGGCTGTGGCACTCCTTGTCATAGCAGTTCCAGTATTTATGGCTTTTAACGTCACCGACAAAAAGAGCTGGGGTCCATTCACGGCTACGCTGGTAGTCTCATTGGCACTCGGCGTTGCGTTTGCATTCGGCGCAGCCACAGCCATCAAGAACATGAAGGGTGGCTCTCCGATCGAAGTCACGAGCGCGGATGACAAAACCGGCAAACCCGAGACCGTGCTGCTCCTCAAGATTCTGGACAAAGGACTGCTCGTCGCCCGCATTCCGAATAGGGAAATAGAGTTTCGAAAATGGGAGTCGATAGGAAAAGTGCTCACCAGATCAACTTGGCCATTCTGAATGGCAGTAACATACTCGCCTTCGCCCACCACCCCTCGTTGTCATCCACTCCACCACCCCAACCCCACCGGGAACCCGTGTTTCCGCGGCGCGAAACTTTCGCCTTTGACGCGCACGGAAAATTGATTTACCTTATATATTGCGACTACGTTTTTGGTTTGCCTTGCTCGCTCCCGGTGTGGGTTGCGCCCTCAAGACCTCCAAAACTCGGATGTCCAAGGCCGCGCCTCGGCGCGGTGCATAAGCGAAGCAACACCAGGAGACTACAGAAGTGGCTACCGGCAAAGTGAAATGGTTCAACCCGACCAAAGGTTATGGGTTTATTCAGCCGTCGGACGGCAGCCGTGACGTGTTCGTGCACATTTCGGCAGTCGAGCGCGCTGGCCTCTCGTCGTTGAACGAAGGGCAGACGGTCGAATTCGAGCTCGTCGCAAACCGCGGCAAGCAGGCGGCCGAGAACCTCAAGGTCAAGTAAGGCCCCACCCGAGTTTGATGATTGCGGCGCTCCGCGCCCGATCGTTGCTGCTCGGAAGAAGTCGCACCGAAAACGAAAAAGGCACCGCCACCGCGGTGCCTTTTTTGTTGTGACGTGAAGCGCCCGATCAAGCCGCCGACGGCGCCGGCATCGCGGCGGGTGCCGACCGAGACGCTGCTCGGCGCGAGGCCAGCACCTTGATGCCGTACGCAACCCCTGCCCCGACGATCAGCACGATGATCGCGGTGAGCGGGCGATAGAAGAACCATGCGAACGCGATCACGATCGGCGCGACAATCGCGGTGAGCAGCAGCGCGACAAGGCCTGTGCCTGCGCCGATGATGCTGCCGATGAACGGCACCACATCGCCGAGAACCGCGAGCGGCCGCAGGATCAGCATGAAGCCGATCAGTAAGCCGAGCGTGCCGAGCGTGCGCACCAGCCAGGTGATCAGCGTGTTGAGCTGCTCGGCCGCCTTGAACATCTCGGCCGCCGATTTCTGCCCCGCGGTAGCCATCAGCAGGCGGTCGCCCGCCTTCGCCTGATAGCTCGTGAAGCCGCCGCCGCTCTGCTGGCCGACGACGCTGATGTCGGACGGACGCGCGATCGTGTAGGTGACGCGCATGTCGCCGACGCGCGGGTTCGACGGGTCGGCACCGAGATAGATGCGCTCCGCCGTCACGCTGCCGAGTTCTTTCAGCCGCGCGCGCACGTCGGTGACGAGCTGGCCGTCGAGCACGAGCGCATCGCTCGCGCTGATCTGGCGCAGCACCTGATCGCCCGCCTTGAAGGCGCCGACCGTCGCGTCGGTCGCGACGATGTCGCGCTCCTTGTGGCGCATCTCGGGATTGCGATGGCCGTCCGCCTGCCGGAAGCGGCTGGAATCGACCGGCCGATTGTCCCAGTCGCGCTTGTAGCTGTAGGTCGTCACGGTTTCTTCGGAGCCGCCGAGATTTTTCCGCTTCTCCTCGCGCTTCTCTTCCTTCCACTGATACATCTCGACGTGGCGGATGAGGCGCAGCCCCATGACGGAGACGCCGAATTCGGGGTCGGCGAGCGGCGCGGTGGTCTTTACCGGGCCCGTCACGTGGATGAGTTTGCCGTCGTTCGACGGGTCGACGCGGTTCGACTCGACCGAGACGACGGCGCTGCCGCCTTCCGCCAGCGAGCGCGCGGTCTGCACGGCGCGGCCTTCGTTCCAGAACAGCCCGCCGATGCCGAGCGCGAGCAGAACGAAACCGATCCCGATTCCGACGATGGCTTCCTTGATGCGCTCGAACCACGATTTCGTGGTCGTCTCCGTAAAACTGTCGCCCGAATTTTCCGAGTAACTGTTGCTGATGTCGCTGAAAGTTTCGTCGCGCGCATCGGACATTCTTATATTTCCCCTCATTCGCGTCTTATCGAGACTCGCCACGCGGAATCGCATCGCAGCGGCGATTGCGGCCAAAAAGCATCCGGTTGTTTCAGGTCAATGTCGTCGCATGTTGCAGCGACGAAACATTATGGGTGTTAGGGACGATTGCACGTCCGCAGGAATCGCGAGCGCTTGAAGAAGCGCAGCTTCTGCGCATCGGCCTCGCGGCGGCACTCGATGCGTTTCGCGCGGCGCGCGGCTCGCGCGGCGGCGCGATCCTCGCGCGCGGCAGCAACAGCGTCGCCCGCAATATTGGGCACAAAGCCGGAGCCGAATGTCAGCCCGATGCCGAGCGCCGTAGCCGCGATAGCCAAACCGACGGGTTTCATTCTTCTTCTCCCTCTTGAAGGAGCCTCGCCGTACTGTTCCCGGCCGTCAATATTGTCGCGCGGCGCGGCGAATTTGCGGCGAACTATCTTGTGGGAAGATCGCCGGCCGCCCAGCCCGCCGCAACACCATCTGCGAAACTCGCAAATGCTTTAGCCGCGATTGCGGCGCGCGCGCCCGCCATCAGCTCTTGGTAATACGCGATGTTGATCGTGGTGAGCAGGATCGCGCCGAGCATCTCGTTGGTTTTGGTCAGGTGGTGCAGATAGGCGCGGCTGTACGTGCGCGCCGCAGCGCACGGACTTTCCTCGTCGAACGGACGCGGGTCGTCCGCATGCCGCGCATTCTTCAGGTTGATCGGACCGAAGCGCGAGAAGGCCAAGCCGTGCCGGCCGTTCCGCGTCGGCATCACGCAGTCGAACATATCGATGCCGCGCGCAACAGCTTTCAGGAGATCGTCCGGCGTGCCGACGCCCATCAGGTAGCGCGGCTTGTCGGCCGGCAGCAGCGGTGCCACCACCTCGAGCATGCGCAGCATCACCTCTTGCGGCTCGCCGACCGCAAGGCCGCCGATCGCGTAGCCCGGGAAATCCATCGCGTTGAGTTCGCGCGCACTCTCCTCGCGCAGCGCCACATCGTCGCCGCCCTGCACGATCGCGAACAGCGAACGCCCATCGCGGACCGGCGCGAACGCGCGCTGGCAGCGCTCCGCCCAGCGGAGCGAGAGCCGCATCGCCTTCTCGACTTCGGCGCGCTCGGCCGGCAGCCGCACGCATTCGTCGAGCTGCATGACGATGTCGGAGCCGAGGAGTGTTTGGATTTCGATTGCGCGCTCGGGTGTCAGCACATGCGTCGAGCCGTCGATGTGCGAGCGGAACGTCACGGCATTCTCGTCGATCTTGCGCATCGCCGAGAGGCTCATGACCTGGAAGCCGCCCGAGTCCGTGAGGATCACGTGCGGCCAGTTCATGAACTTATGCAGCCCGCCGAGCGCCGCGACACGCTCCGCGCCGGGCCGCAGCATCAGGTGATACGTGTTCCCGAGTACGACGTCCGCACCGGTTTCGCGCACGGCCTCCGGGTGCATGCCCTTTACGGTCGCCTGCGTGCCCACCGGCATGAAGGCCGGCGTGCGGATGATGCCGTGCGGCGTCGCGACCTCGCCGGTCCGCGCCGCGCCGTCGGTTGCGTTGAGTTTGTAGATCTTCATCGGTGCAGCAGACATGCGTCACCGTACGAATAAAAGCGATAGCCGTCTTTGATCGCATGCGCGTAGGCGCGCTGCATCACGTCGAGCCCCGAGAAAGCCGCGACCAGCATGAACAGCGTCGAACGCGGGAGGTGGAAGTTGGTCAGCATCAGATCGGCAACACGGAAGCGATAGCCCGGCGTAATGAAGATCGCGGTGTCGCCAGCGAACGGCGCCAGCGTCCCGTCTTCGCTCGCCGCGCTTTCGAGCAGGCGCAACGCCGTCGAACCGACGGCCAGCACCCGCCCGCCCCTTGCCTTCACGGCATTCAGCGCCTCCGCGACTTCGGCACTCACGGTGCCGAACTCCGCATGCATCGCGTGGTCTTCGATATCGTCCGCCTTCACGGGCAGGAATGTCCCGGCCCCGACATGCAGCGTCACGAAATGCACCGACACACCGGCATCGCGCAAACGCTCGACCAGCGCAGGTGTGAAATGCAGCGCTGCTGTCGGCGCCGCGACGGAGCCTTCCTCGCGCGCGAACATGGTCTGGTAGTCGTCGCGGTCGCGCTCGTCCGCCGGACGCTTCGACGCGATGTATGGCGGCAGCGGCATCGCGCCGCGCTCGGCGATCGCCTGATCCAGCACCGCGCCGTGAAATTGAAACGCGAAGGTCACTTCGCCGTTGTCGCCTTTCGCCTCCACGGTCGCATCGAGAGACCCAAGAAAGCAGACGCGACCTTCGTCGCCGAAACGCACGACATCGCCCGGCGAAAGCCGCTTCGCGTTTTTGACGAAGGCGCGCCAGCGCGCGCCATCGACGCGCTTATGCAAGGTAGCGGAGATTCTCGCCCCCGGCCCTTCGGGCACGAGGCGGTGGCCGAACAGCTGCGCCGGGATGACGCGCGTGTTGTTGAAGACTATGGCGTCGCCGGCCCGCAGGAGGCTCGGCAAATCGCCGACGCTTCGGTCCGCCAACTCCGTCGATGCGCCGGGCGTGACCTCGAGCAGCCGCGCACTATCGCGCGGGGACGCCGGCCGGAGCGCGATACGCTCCGGCGGCAGGTCGAAGTCGAAGAGATCGGTGCGCATAAGACGCAGCCCACACGCACCAAATGCCGATCAGGCGTCCGCCATGCGGGCCTTAATGATCTTGTCCGGGTTTTGCACCGGCTCGCCGCGCTTGATCTTGTCGACATTCTCCATGCCGGACGTGACCTTGCCCCACACGGTGTATTGCTTGTCGAGGAAGCTCGCGTCATCGAAGCAGATGAAGAACTGGCTGTTCGCCGAATCCGGGTTCTGCGAGCGAGCCATCGAGGTCGTCCCACGCACATGCGGCTCCGCGTTGAACTCGGCCTTGATGTTCGGATACTTCGAGCCGCCCATGCCGGTGCCGTTCGGGCAGCCGGTCTGTGCCATGAAGCCGTCGATCACGCGGTGGAACACGATGCCGTCGTAGAAGCCTTCGCCGACCAGCTTCTTAATGTGAGCGACATGGCCCGGTGCGAGGTCGGGACGCATTTCGATCGTCACGTCGCCCTTGGTGGTTTCGAGGATCAGTGTGTTCTCGCTCATAGGTCGTCCTTCAAATCTTCTGTGTGTTTCGTTCGTCGATGTAGCGAAATAGGAAAATTCGCCCCGCGTTCGCGCCACCCATGCCGGGCGTAAAGCGCAACGGGGCGCAACCCGCAAGCCCCTCGATCACGCTTTCCCGATACGCCTTACGGACCTCGGGCGAAGCCCACGCAGAGTAGTAGGTAAAACGCGGCTCGCCGAAAATCGTGCCATCCGCGCGGAAACTGAGCCGGACCGTCAGTTCCATTCCGGGCCGGAACAGTTGGCCGCTTGGTGGCTGCCAGCAGCCGCTGAGTTCTCGAAACATCTCCCGGAGAGTGTTGATCGGCAATCCGCTCCGCCGGTCGCCCGGCCGGATAGTCGGCAAGCAGCGCTGTCCCGGCGCAACCTGAGCGCAGCTATCACCGGGCGGATTTGCGTCCTGTGGTTGCGCAACGAGAGGCAGCGGGACGGCCGCCAGAATGACGATGAACAATGCGAGGGTCGATCCCCGCGTCACCGCCCGTCGCTCTGCACCGTCATTTTGGTGATCCGGTCGGGGTCACGCACAGGTTCGCCTGGCTTGAGCTTGTCGGCGACATCCATGCCGCCGATCACCCGGCCGACCACCGTGTAGTCGTTGTTGAGGTGCGGCGCGTCCGCATAGACGATGTAAAACTGGCTGTTCGCCGAGTCCGGGTTCATCGAGCGCGCCATTCCGACGACACCGCGTGTGAAGCGCTCCTTCGAAAACTCGGCCTTCAGATTCGGATACTTCGAGCCGCCGGTGCCGTCACCGCGCGTGCCGTCGCCGGTCTGCGCCATGAAGCCCGGGATCACGCGGTGAAACGGCACGTTGTTGTAGTAGCCCTCGCGCGCCAGCATTTTCAGCCGCTCGGCATGCTTCGGCGCAAGATCGGTGCGCAGCGCGATCAGAATGCGGCCCTTCGTCGTCTCCAGCACGAGCGTGTTCTGCGGGTCAGCTTGCGGCGCTTGCTGCGCTTGCGCTTGCCCAACCGATACGCTCGCAGCCAATGCGAGCACTGCCATCCAACGGGTCATCAGCGTTTCCTACTTCTTGAAGCGAGCGACGAGTTTCTTCGCGACCAGCGGCGGAACGAAGGCCTCGATATCGCCGCCCATCGCGGCAATCTGCCGGACCAGCGTGGCGGTTATCGGGCGCACCGCGGGTGACGCCGGCAGGAACACGGTCTGCACCTTCGGCGCCATCGTGCCGTTCATCCCGGCCATCTGCATCTCGTAATCGAAGTCGGTGGCGTCGCGCAGACCGCGGATGAGCAGCGTTGCCTTTTCCTTCTTCGCCGCCATGATCACAAGACCCGCGAAGGTGATCGCGCGGATCGTGCAGCCGGCCGCTTTCGCGATCGGCTTGCAGGTCGCCTGCAGCAGCTCGAGCCGTTCGTCGGCCGTGAAGATCGGAGTCTTGCCGGGATGCACGCCGATCGCGAGCACCAGCTCGTCGGCGAGCTGCGCCGCCTGGCGCACGACATCGAGATGTCCGTTGGTCACGGGGTCGAAAGACCCGGCATAGAGCGCGATGCGTTTCATGAATTGCGTCTACCCCGGCCGCCGACGCGCGGCAAGTTTTGCGCTAAACCTTCGGCCCCGATTTGCGGCGAATAGCCTCGGCGACGATCTCCGCATTCGACTTCGCCTCGCGGCCATCCGGCAGCAGCTTTCCGTCCTCGAAACCGACCCGGGTCGAGTAGCCGCGCGACAGCGCAAGGTCGGCGAGCGGCCATTTGGTCACGTTGAGGCCATGCAGCAGAACCGGCTTCGCCTCCATCGTCGGCAAGATCGCATCGAAGCCTGCTAGGTCCTCATCGGCATTCGCCTGCTCTTGCGACATGATCTCGATCAGATAGCGCAGCGCACCGCTCTCGACGCCGATCTCCATCGCGCGCTTGGCATCCGCCGCGACCCACATGCCAACTTCGATCGGCACGTTGCGGTCGCGCAGAATACGGACGACGCCTTCGCAATCGCCCTCGTTCATGTTGACGGAGGCGTAGTCCGGCAAAACCTGGATCGATTGCAGGTAATCGCGGCGGCGGAAATCGTCTTTCTCGATCCAGTGGCCGGTGCTGATGCCGACCAGCGTGCCGGGGCAGACCTTACGGACACCCGCAATCGTCGCATCCACCACATCGGGCTTCAACGTCTCGCGTCCGTCCGCATCGCGGATATGGATGTGGAGTTCGTTGGCTCCGGCTTTCACGGCCGCTGCCGCGTCTGCGATGATTTCATCCGGCGTGGTCGGGACGGCCGCGTTGAAGTCCTTCATGCGGCCGCCGTTGAGACACGCCTGGATGATCATTTCGCCGTCCCCTCGCCCTCGCCGGCTTCACCGATCTCTTCGCCGGCCTCGCCAACCTCGGAGATATGCTCCACCGAAACCACGTTCTCGTCGTCCGCCGTGTTGAACACAATGACGCCCTGCGTCGACCGGCCCGCGATGCGGATGCCGTTGATCGGGCAGCGGATGAGTTGCCCGCCGTCCGTCACCAGCATGATCTGATCGCTCTCCTCGACCGGGAACGACGCCACCAGCGGCCCGTTGCGCGGGTTCACCACCATCGCCGTGATGCCTTTGCCGCCGCGTCCCGTCGTCCGATATTCGTACGACGACGTACGCTTGCCGTAGCCGTTGACCGACACCGTGAGCACGAACTGCTCGGCCGCCGACAATTCGACGTAACGCTGTTCGCCAAGCTCAATCGCACGTGTCGCCTCTTCGCCGGCTTCGGGCGTCGTGTCGTCCTCGCCGCCGCGGCGCACTGCGCTGGCGCGCTTGAGATAGGCCGCGCGCTCGTCGGCGCTGACTTCGAGATGGCCGAGGATCGAGAGCGAGATCACCTTGTCGCCCTCAGCGAGCGAAACGCCGCGCACGCCCATCGACGTACGGCCTTGGAACACGCGCACTTCCGGCACCGCAAAGCGAATGCACTGACCCTGCGCGGTGGTCAGCAGCACGTCGTCATTCTCGGTGCACGTCTCGACGCCGACGATGCCTTCCCCATCATCGAGCTTCATCGCGATGATGCCGGAGCGGCGAACGTCGGCGAAGTCCGACAACTTGTTGCGGCGAACCGTGCCGCGCGTCGTCGCGAACATGACGTCGAGGTTCGCCCACGTGGACTCGTCCTCCGGCAACGGCATGATCGTCGTAATGCGCTCGTCTTGCTCGAGCGGCAAAATGTTGATCATCGCCTTGCCGCGCGCTTGTGGAGCGGCCAGCGGTAGACGCCAGACCTTCTGTTTGTAGACGCGGCCGAGCGACGAGAAGAACAGCACGGGCGTATGCGTCGACGCCACGAACACGCGGGTGACGAAATCCTCGTTGCGCGTGTCCATCGCGCTGCGGCCTTTGCCGCCGCGACGCTGCGCACGGTAGGTCGATTTTGGCACGCGCTTGACGTATCCGAGATGCGACACCGTCACGACCATGTCTTCGCGGTCGATCAGGTCTTCGTCTTCGATTTCGCCTTCCTGATCGAGGATGACGGTCCGCCGCGGCGTTGCGTAGTCGTTCTTGATCGAGGTCAGCTCGCTGCGCACGATGTCCTGAATGCGCACACGCGAACGCAGAATATCGAGATAGTCGGTAATCTCCGCCGCGAGCTTGTCGAGCTCCTCGGCAATTTCGTCACGACCGAGCGCGGTCAGGCGCTGCAGACGCAGATCGAGGATCGCGCGTGCCTGCTGCTCGGAAAGCCGATACGTTGCGGTTTCGCTGATGCGGTGGCGCGGATCGTCGATCAGCGTCAGCAAATCGCGGACGCTCTCGGCCGGCCAATCGCGGCCCATCAACGCTTCGCGCGCCGAATTCGGATCCGGTGCTGCCCGGATCATGCGGATAACTTCGTCGATATTGGCGACCGCGATCGCTAGGCCGACCAACACATGCGCGCGGTCGCGCGCCTTGTTGAGCAGGAACTTCGTACGCCGCGATACGACCTCTTCGCGGAACGCCACGAAGGCGCGCAGCATATCCTTCAGATTCAGTGTCAGCGGACGGCCGCCGTCGAGCGCGACCACGTTGGCGCCGAAGCTCGTCTGCAGTGCCGTGAAGCGATAAAGCTGATTCAGCACCACGTCCGGCATCGCATCGCGCTTGAGTTCGATCACAACGCGGTAGCCGTCACGATCGGACTCGTCGCGCAGCGCCGAGATGCCTTCGATCTTCTTCTCGCGCACCAGTTCGCCGATGCGCTCGACCATCGTGGCCTTATTCACCTGATACGGGATCTCGGAGATCACGATTGCTTCGCGGTCGCCGCGCAGCGTTTCGAAATCGACCTTGCCGCGCATCATGATCGAGCCGCGGCCGAGATGATAAGCCGCGCGAATGCCGGCGCGTCCCAGGATGATGCCGCCGGTCGGGAAGTCCGGACCCGGGATGATGTTCATCAGATCGTCGATGCCGAGCTCTGGATTATCCAGAAGCGCCAGACACCCGTCGATCGCTTCGCCGAGATTGTGCGGCGGGATATTCGTCGCCATGCCGACCGCGATGCCGCCGGCGCCATTGACGAGCAGGTTCGGGAATTTCGCCGGCAGAACCACCGGCTCCTTGAACTCGTTCGAATAGTTATCCTGAAAGTTGACCGTGTCCTTGTCGAGATCGTCGAGCAGATTCTGCGCGACCTTCTCGAGACGCACCTCGGTATAACGTTCGGCGGCCGGCGGGTCGCCGTCGATAGAGCCGAAGTTGCCCTGACCGTCGATCAAAGGCAGACGCATCGAAAAGTCTTGCGCCATGCGCACCATCGCGTCGTAAATCGCGAGGTTGCCGTGCGGGTGATACTTACCCATCACGTCGCCGGTGACGCGGGCCGATTTGACGTACTTCTTGTCGTGCGTGTGTCCGTTCTCGCTCATCGAGAAGAGGATGCGGCGATGCACCGGCTTGAGGCCGTCGCGCACGTCCGGAAGCGCGCGCGAAACGATCACGCTCATCGCGTAATCGAGGTACGAACGCTTTACTTCGTCGGTAATCGAGACCGGTTTGATATCGGTCGGGTCGGGCCGCTCGGACGAACCGTCCGGCGGGCTATTTTCATTGTCTGCCAAGCGCGAATCTCAAGGTCTGAATAGGTCGCCGTTTGTAGCAAATCGGCCCGGCGAAAGCCAATCGAAACGACTGTTTCTCAACGTCTTTTTCCGCCGATTTTTCAATAATTTACGGGAGAGCTTTGACTCTGCCGAAATGCCCTTCCGAACAACACCGAAAAGACCCGCCGACGTGACCCTGCTCCACCCCTTACGAACGCTCCAATTGCACAAGAAAGCGGCGCTCCTGGGCGAAATAGCGCCCGCGATCGCGTGAGACCTCCGAATTCCTCCCGATTACGCCCACAAGCCGCGTTGGCACCGAGGTTGCAACCACTACGCGCATCGTTTCCGGAGAAACTCTATGCGCCGCTTCCTTGCTGCTACTGCCCTTTTGGCCACGCTCGGCACCGCTCATGCCGAAGTCGTGGTCCGCTACGGGATATCGATGGCCGATATTCCTCAAACCACGGGCCAGCCGGATCGCGGCGCCGGGGCCTATCAGTTCACCGGCCACACCATCTACGACCCCCTGATCGCCTGGGAGATGGACGTCGCCGAGCGCCCCGGCAAACTCGTGCCGGGTCTCGCCACCGAATGGGCTGTCGACGACACCGACAAAACCAAGTGGCGGCTCAAGCTGCGCGAGGGCGTCAAATTCCACGACGGCTCGGCTTTCAATGCCGACGCAGTCGTCTGGAACTTCGACAAGGTGCTCGACGAAAAAGCCCCGCACTTCGACAAACGGCAAAGCGCGCAGGTCCGCACCCGCCTTCCCTCCGTGAAAAGCTGGCGCAAGATCGACGACATGACGGTCGAGATCACGACCAAAGAGATCGACTCGATCTTCCCATATCAGTTGCTCTGGTTCCTCGTCTCCAGCCCGACGCAATACGAAAAGCTCGGCAAGGATTGGGACAAGTTCGCCTATCAGCCGTCCGGCACCGGCCCGTTCAAGCTCGACAAGTTCGTCCCGCGTGAGCGCGCCGAACTCGTCAAGAACGGCGACTACTGGAACAAGAAGCGCATCCCCAAGGCAGATCGCATCATCCTGATCCCGATCTCCGAGGCGCTGAACCGCACCAACGCGCTCCTCGCCGGCTCCGTCGATCTCATCGAGACGCCGGCGCCCGACGCGGTGCCGCAGCTCAAGCGCGCCGGCATGAAGCTCGTCGAGAACGTCACGCCGCACGTTTGGAACTATCACCTCAGCGTGCTGCCCGGCTCGCCTTGGACCGATGTCCGCTTGCGCAAGGCGCTCAACCTCGCGATCGATCGTGACGGCGTCGTCGCGCTGATGAACGGCCTCGCCAAGCCCGCCAAGGGTCAGGTCGATCCGGCGAGCCCGTGGTTCGGCAAGCCGACCTTCGACATCAAGTACGATCCGAAGGCCGCCGAGAAGCTCGTCAACGAAGCCGGCTACTCGAAGCAGAAGCCGCTCAAGACCACCTTCGTCATCGCGACCGGCGGCACCGGTCAGATGCTCTCGCTGCCGATGAACGAATACATCCAGCAGAACCTCAAGGAGATCGGCATCGAGATCGATTTCAAGGTTGTCGAACTCGAGCAGCTCTACACGCACTGGCGCCGCGGCGCGAAGGACGAGATGAATGCTGGGCTGACGTCGAACAACATCGCGTATGTTACGTCCGATCCTCTCTACGCGATCATCCGCTTCTTCCATTCGGGACAAGCGGCGCCGGTCGGCGTTAACTGGGGCTTCTACGCGAACCCGAAAGTCGACGCCTTCATCGACGAAGCGAAGCGCACGTTCGATCCCGCAAAGCAGGACGAGCTGATGGCGAAAGCGCATGAACAGATCGTCGACGATGCCGCCCTCGTCTGGGTCGTGCACGACACCAACCCGCACGCGATGTCGCCGAAGGTGACGAAGTTCGTGCAGGCGCAACACTGGTTCCAGGACCTGACGACAATCGGCATGGATTGATCGCGTATCGATCGCGTACCTGCTGAGCGAACGGCGGCGTTGCATGCGCCGCCGTTTTGCTTTTGACATCGCGCATGAGTGAACGCATTCCGCCCGGGCGCCGCAGCGATTATCGCGCCTTCCAGACCATCACGACGCGATGGATGGACAATGACACCTACGGCCACGTCAACAACGCGGTCTACTTCTCCTACTTCGATACATCCGTCACGGCGTATCTGATCGCCAGCGGCTTCCTGAAACCGACCGACGGCAAAGTCGTCGGCCTCGTCGTCGAAACCGGCTGCCGCTATTTCGCATCGCTGTCGTTTCCAGACATCATCACGGGTGGGGTCCGCGTCGCCAAGCGCGGCACATCAAGCATACGCTACGAAGTCGGCCTCTTCCGCAACGACGAAGACACCGCATCCGCCGAAGGCCATTTCGTCCACGTCTACGTCGATCGCGCGACCAACCGCCCCGTGCCGTTGCCGCCCGACCTCGTCAACGCACTCGAACCGCTCCTCGTCTGATCATGGAACCGCACCGCCTCTCCGCGACCGAAGCCGCACTTTTGATTGCCGAGCAAAAGCTCACATCCGAGGCGCTGACCGCGTCGTGTCTCGAACGCATCGAGGCGCGCAACGCTGACGTCAAAGCCGTCGTTGCGTTCGATCGCGACAAAGCGCTCAGCGAGGCACGTAAGCGCGATCAAGCACCCGGCGGAATCCTCAACGGCATTCCGTTTCTCGCGAAAGACGTCATCGACACCGCCGACTACCCGACCGCTTACGGCTCGCCGATTTACACAAACCATCGGCCCGTCGCCGACGCATCGGTGATCGCGCAGATGCGCGAACGCGGCAGCGTATTGCTCGGCAAAGCCGCAACCGCCGAATTCGCGACGCGCCATCCGGCCGAGGCACGCAATCCGCTTCGTCTCACGCACACGCCGGGCGGTTCCTCCAGCGGCTCGGCGGCCGCCGTCGCCGACTTCATGGCGCCCTACGCGTTCGGCACGCAGACAACAGGCTCGATCATTCGCCCAGCGTCCTATTGCGGCATCGTCGGCTACAAGCCGAGCTTCGGCACTTTCAGCGTCGGCGGCGTGCGGCCCGTCAGTCCGGCGCAAGACACCGTCGGCCTGCTCGTGCGCTCGGTCTCCGATGCAGCGCTCGTCACTTTCGGCATCGCGGATCTCGCCGGCCGCGCGGAGAAACAGCCGATGCCGCGTTTCGCGGTCTGCCGCTCATCGCAGTGGGACCACGCGCACAAGGATTTGCGCGCCGACATCGAGGCGCTCGCCGGCAAACTCGGCAATCGCCGCGCGCCCGACGTGACGCTCGATGCGGACTTCGAACAG contains:
- a CDS encoding amidase, whose translation is MEPHRLSATEAALLIAEQKLTSEALTASCLERIEARNADVKAVVAFDRDKALSEARKRDQAPGGILNGIPFLAKDVIDTADYPTAYGSPIYTNHRPVADASVIAQMRERGSVLLGKAATAEFATRHPAEARNPLRLTHTPGGSSSGSAAAVADFMAPYAFGTQTTGSIIRPASYCGIVGYKPSFGTFSVGGVRPVSPAQDTVGLLVRSVSDAALVTFGIADLAGRAEKQPMPRFAVCRSSQWDHAHKDLRADIEALAGKLGNRRAPDVTLDADFEQTIEDQEHIFAYEVNAIAAHERATAPHLISKALTERMARGAAIDLAAFLDMQKNARAARQRVDTLFANAEILIYPATEGEAEEGIAWSGSARFCALWTLMHMPTITIPLGLGPTGMPWGVQLIARFGDDMPLLIAAEKLAKLIAR